In Clupea harengus chromosome 13, Ch_v2.0.2, whole genome shotgun sequence, one DNA window encodes the following:
- the LOC105890855 gene encoding transmembrane protein 121, which translates to MVPPPPTNKPHVCLSTILIMSSMALMDAYLVEQNHGPRKIGICIMVTVGDLCFLIVLRYVAVWVGAEVRTAKRGYAMILWFLYIFVLEIKVYFIYQNYKADRKSLDALARKALTLVLSICIPVLFIILVAIDHMEYVRAFKKREEIRNRLFWVVVDLLDVLDIQANLWEPQKKGLPLWAEGLMFFYCYILLLVLPCVSLSEISMQGINIVPHKMMLYPILSLVTINVVTLFIRGSNMLLYKDNRVSAILIGKNVLAIILKTCSFVQYRRQMQSAPPPFGIELQKNAGPKGRPVQVVPPPQVIMQGQTPLPEVTPCEHT; encoded by the coding sequence ATGGTGCCGCCACCCCCCACCAACAAGCCCCACGTGTGCCTGTCCACCATCCTCATCATGAGTAGCATGGCCCTGATGGACGCCTACCTGGTGGAGCAGAACCACGGCCCGCGCAAGATCGGCATTTGCATCATGGTGACGGTCGGTGACCTGTGCTTCCTGATCGTGCTGCGCTACGTGGCGGTGTGGGTGGGCGCCGAGGTGCGCACGGCCAAGCGCGGCTACGCCATGATCCTCTGGTTCCTCTACATCTTCGTGCTGGAGATCAAGGTCTACTTCATCTACCAGAACTACAAAGCCGACCGCAAGAGCCTGGACGCGCTGGCCCGCAAGGCCCTCACCCTGGTGCTGTCCATCTGCATCCCCGTgctcttcatcatcctggtgGCCATCGACCACATGGAGTACGTGCGCGCCTTCAAGAAGCGCGAGGAGATCCGCAACCGCCTCTTCTGGGTGGTGGTGGACCTGCTGGACGTGCTGGACATCCAGGCCAACCTGTGGGAGCCGCAGAAGAAGGGCCTCCCGCTGTGGGCCGAGGGGCTCATGTTCTTCTACTGCTACatcctgctgctggtgctgcccTGCGTGTCGCTGAGCGAGATCAGCATGCAGGGCATCAACATCGTGCCGCACAAGATGATGCTCTACCCCATCCTGAGCCTCGTCACCATCAACGTGGTGACGCTGTTCATCCGCGGCAGCAACATGCTGCTGTACAAGGACAACCGCGTGTCAGCGATCCTCATAGGCAAGAACGTGCTGGCTATCATCCTCAAGACGTGCAGCTTCGTGCAGTACCGGAGGCAGATGCAGAGCGCGCCGCCGCCGTTTGGCATCGAGCTGCAGAAGAACGCCGGGCCCAAGGGTCGGCCCGTGCAGGTGGTGCCGCCCCCGCAGGTGATCATGCAGGGCCAGACGCCTCTCCCCGAGGTGACCCCCTGTGAGCacacatga